From a single Ciconia boyciana chromosome 11, ASM3463844v1, whole genome shotgun sequence genomic region:
- the SLC25A20 gene encoding mitochondrial carnitine/acylcarnitine carrier protein, with product MAEQPQPISPVKNFFAGGFGGVCLVFVGHPLDTIKVRLQTQPKPQPGQPPLYSGTFDCFRKTLVGEGVRGLYRGMAAPIVGVTPMFAVCFFGFGLGKRLQQRKPDDVLTYPQLFAAGMLSGVFTTVIMAPGERIKCLLQIQAATGETKYSGPLDCAKQLYREAGIRGVYKGTVLTLMRDVPASGMYFMTYEWLKNILTPEGRSVSDLSVPRILFAGGLAGIFNWAVAIPPDVLKSRFQTAPPGKYPNGFRDVLRELIREEGVASLYKGFTAVMIRAFPANAACFLGFEVAMKFLNWIAPGL from the exons ATGGCGGAGCAGCCGCAGCCCATCAGCCCCGTGAAGAACTTCTTCGCTGGCGGCTTCGGAGGCGTCTGCCTGGTGTTCGTAGGGCACCCGCTGGACACCATCAAg GTCAGACTGCAAACCCAGCCTAAGCCGCAGCCTGGTCAGCCTCCGCTCTATTCTGGGACCTTTGACTGCTTCAGAAAAACTCTTGTTGGAGAG GGAGTCCGAGGCTTATACAGAGGAATGGCAGCTCCCATCGTCGGAGTGACACCCATGTTTGCTGTGTGCTTCTTTGGATTTGGCTTGGGAAAAAGACTCCAACAGAGAAAACCTGATGACGTTTTGAC ATATCCTCAGCTGTTTGCTGCTGGCATGTTGTCGGGAGTGTTCACCACAGTAATCATGGCTCCGGGAGAGAGAATCAAGTGCCTTTTACAG ATCCAGGCAGCTACAGGTGAAACTAAATACAGTGGCCCCTTGGACTGTGCAAAACAGCTGTACCGTGAGGCTGGGATTCGTGGCGTGTACAAGGGGACAGTGCTCACCCTCATGAGAG ACGTCCCAGCCAGCGGAATGTACTTCATGACGTATGAATGGCTGAAGAACATTCTGACCCCTGAGGGAAGGAG TGTTAGTGACCTCAGTGTGCCTAGGATCCTCTTTGCTGGGGGCCTGGCTGGGATCTTCAACTGGGCAGTTGCTATTCCACCAGACGTGCTGAAATCCCGTTTCCAGACTG CTCCTCCAGGAAAATACCCAAATGGCTTTAGAGACGTGCTGAGAGAACTTATCAGAGAGGAAGGAGTTGCATCTCTGTATAAGGGCTTCACGGCTGTAATGATCAGGGCATTTCCCGCTAATGCG GcatgttttcttggttttgaagTTGCTATGAAGTTTCTTAACTGGATTGCACCAGGTCTATGA